The following coding sequences are from one Candidatus Fermentibacter sp. window:
- the htpG gene encoding molecular chaperone HtpG has translation MPAGSHRFRTETRRLLDIVVNSLYSHPDVFLRELVSNASDALDRLRFEALTDPGLAAGGSEPEILVRPDAASGTLTVSDNGIGMTADELSRNLGTIAGSGTGRFLEGADPASAPELIGRFGVGFYSAFMVAGRVEVVSRRAGSDEPAARWESDGRESFTVEEAERTGSGTDVILHLKDGMEEYLDPDRLGGIVRAYSDYLPHPVRLAMPDGPGGGALNSGTPLWLTPEKDVRDGGYEDFYRHLSGSPDEPFSHLSCHAEGAVEFHALLFIPSKRPFEALMPDWHPGIDLYSRRIRILQACPDLLPNWLRFVGGVVESPDLPLNISREMLQQSQASRTIGRALTRKVLDWLARLSGGDGDGYASFFTEFGDFLKEGLLSDAENRDEIATLLMTWTASDPDRPVLVKDLPSDGPGGGSLYYVTGPDRKSLAASPHLEAARRAGAEVLLLDGPLDGLIAPVLSSVLGRRLIALDREEADADLSDEEKRKRDEASARLSGLLEFMKDSLGGIVGDVRVSTRLDRSPCVVVPGRNDPGDAFRGMMKAMRREIDEVPGILEINPDHGLTRYMMELFETSRSDGRLARCVRLVHQTGLILAGSPPTDPASFAEDVSAAVLEGH, from the coding sequence ATGCCCGCTGGAAGCCACAGGTTCAGGACCGAGACCCGCAGGCTGCTCGACATCGTCGTGAACAGCCTCTATTCGCATCCCGACGTGTTCCTGCGCGAACTCGTTTCCAACGCCTCCGACGCCCTGGACCGCCTCAGGTTCGAGGCGCTCACCGATCCCGGCCTGGCTGCCGGGGGATCGGAACCGGAGATACTCGTCAGGCCCGATGCCGCGTCGGGCACCCTCACGGTGTCGGACAACGGTATCGGGATGACGGCCGACGAGCTGTCGCGCAACCTGGGAACCATCGCCGGGTCCGGTACGGGCCGGTTCCTCGAAGGCGCCGATCCGGCGAGCGCCCCGGAACTCATCGGCAGGTTCGGCGTGGGCTTCTACTCCGCCTTCATGGTGGCCGGGAGGGTGGAAGTCGTCTCCAGGAGAGCCGGATCGGACGAGCCTGCCGCCAGGTGGGAGTCCGACGGCAGGGAATCGTTCACAGTCGAGGAGGCGGAACGCACGGGCAGCGGAACCGATGTGATCCTCCACCTGAAGGATGGGATGGAGGAGTATCTCGACCCGGATCGGCTGGGCGGGATCGTGAGGGCCTACTCCGACTACCTCCCCCATCCCGTCAGGCTTGCGATGCCGGACGGTCCGGGAGGGGGGGCGCTCAATTCGGGAACCCCGCTCTGGCTGACACCCGAGAAGGACGTCCGGGACGGCGGCTACGAGGATTTCTACAGGCATCTCTCCGGCAGTCCCGACGAGCCGTTCAGCCACCTGTCATGCCATGCCGAGGGGGCCGTCGAGTTCCATGCCCTGCTCTTCATTCCGTCGAAACGCCCCTTCGAGGCCCTCATGCCCGACTGGCATCCCGGGATAGACCTCTATTCCCGCAGGATCAGGATTCTCCAGGCCTGTCCCGACCTGCTCCCGAACTGGCTCAGGTTCGTCGGGGGAGTGGTGGAGTCGCCCGACCTGCCCCTCAACATCTCCCGCGAGATGCTCCAGCAGAGCCAGGCATCGAGGACCATCGGAAGGGCGCTGACCCGGAAGGTGCTGGACTGGCTGGCCCGCCTCTCGGGCGGCGACGGCGACGGATACGCCTCCTTCTTCACCGAATTCGGCGACTTCCTGAAGGAGGGCCTTCTCTCCGACGCGGAGAATCGCGACGAGATCGCGACGCTCCTCATGACCTGGACCGCCTCCGATCCCGACAGGCCGGTTCTCGTGAAGGACCTGCCCTCGGACGGCCCGGGCGGCGGGAGCCTCTACTACGTAACCGGCCCCGACCGGAAGTCTCTCGCGGCATCCCCGCACCTCGAAGCCGCGAGGCGGGCGGGGGCGGAAGTGCTGCTTCTCGACGGCCCCCTGGACGGGCTCATCGCCCCTGTCCTCTCCTCGGTGCTCGGACGCAGGCTGATCGCGCTCGACCGCGAGGAGGCCGACGCCGATCTCTCCGACGAGGAGAAGAGGAAGCGCGACGAGGCGTCCGCCAGGCTGTCGGGGCTCCTGGAGTTCATGAAGGACTCGCTCGGAGGGATCGTCGGCGATGTGCGCGTCTCGACCAGGCTCGACAGGAGCCCGTGCGTGGTCGTGCCCGGCAGGAACGACCCCGGCGACGCCTTCAGGGGAATGATGAAGGCCATGAGGCGCGAGATCGACGAGGTGCCCGGCATCCTGGAGATAAACCCCGATCACGGGCTCACACGATACATGATGGAGCTCTTCGAGACGTCGAGATCCGACGGGCGGCTCGCGAGGTGCGTCAGGCTGGTCCACCAGACCGGGCTGATCCTCGCGGGGTCCCCGCCCACTGATCCCGCCTCGTTCGCGGAGGATGTCTCCGCGGCTGTCCTCGAAGGGCACTGA
- a CDS encoding ABC-type transport auxiliary lipoprotein family protein: MALRRILAAAALLPLCSCITIKLAGGSSDHTVYRLSCPVPAEAPSTGCDIRVRDFSCASEYDRTGMVLVDSSGVVTRTSGNRWASSPSVALSDLITRDLVAEGSFTAVLRRSVMDGTGVILEGGVREFGARQSGGVWLAVIDTDLTLFDAVSGSVIDQIRIELSSPMSSTGFPELARAMSALAAQWSAEARGFVHSAIGGAR; encoded by the coding sequence GTGGCCCTGAGGAGGATCCTGGCCGCCGCGGCCCTGCTGCCGCTCTGTTCGTGCATCACCATAAAACTCGCCGGCGGCTCGTCGGATCACACCGTCTACCGGCTCTCGTGCCCAGTGCCCGCCGAGGCCCCCTCGACCGGCTGCGACATACGGGTGAGGGATTTCTCGTGCGCGTCGGAGTACGACCGCACCGGGATGGTCCTGGTCGACAGCAGCGGCGTCGTGACGAGGACCTCCGGGAACCGCTGGGCATCCTCGCCGTCGGTCGCCCTTTCGGACCTGATCACAAGGGATCTGGTGGCCGAGGGATCCTTCACCGCGGTCCTCCGCAGGAGCGTGATGGATGGCACCGGCGTGATACTCGAGGGCGGCGTGAGGGAGTTCGGGGCGCGGCAGTCGGGCGGTGTCTGGCTCGCGGTCATCGACACCGACCTGACCCTCTTCGACGCGGTGAGCGGAAGTGTCATCGACCAGATACGGATCGAGCTGTCCTCGCCCATGTCCTCCACCGGTTTCCCCGAACTGGCCCGGGCCATGTCTGCACTGGCCGCGCAGTGGTCGGCCGAGGCCAGGGGATTCGTGCATTCGGCGATCGGTGGAGCGCGATGA
- a CDS encoding TldD/PmbA family protein: MELLERMKAGISGNIARMAAAGAEYSDARFFADDRSETLVLYDGNLEGNDTTFQTGTGVRVLWGGAWGFSASSDPEMLDACFDQALANARTAARLVSVPLRMGRVSAVRGSYRSPVATDPFGVPLDEKLAFLVDIDARLGEDWIARRMVSAGFTKRHVLFLNSDGSEITKHTANVFANMVIMALDVEGRMQRRSMTLFTTGRGTRGWEMLRDPGLFGGHADRIKSELSALLGADSLEFGKRSVILLPGQGHLQVHETIGHPLELDRILGYELSFAGGSFVTLDSIGTLRYGSEKLSVSSFGGIENSPGTFGYDDDGTPEKDYLLIDRGLLVNVLSSRAMVNEANDRAGRRILDGSGGAARATAFYRAPIDRMTNVNILPGTDGTLEDIIASTRDGIVLDNPTSWSIGSNREHFHFGCEIAWEVKDGRRTRILRNPTYQGHTLEFYNSLSAVGDESTWVVCQVDNCGKGEPNQVMQLGHGVPVVRFDGVVTGERS, translated from the coding sequence ATGGAGCTGCTTGAGCGGATGAAGGCCGGGATCTCCGGGAACATCGCGAGGATGGCCGCCGCCGGGGCGGAGTATTCCGACGCCAGATTCTTCGCCGACGACAGGTCGGAGACCCTGGTGCTCTACGACGGCAACCTCGAGGGCAACGACACGACCTTCCAGACCGGGACGGGCGTGAGGGTCCTGTGGGGAGGGGCGTGGGGGTTCTCGGCTTCGAGCGACCCCGAAATGCTGGATGCCTGCTTCGACCAGGCCCTGGCGAACGCGAGGACGGCCGCGCGCCTCGTGAGCGTCCCCCTCCGGATGGGCAGGGTGTCCGCGGTCAGGGGTTCCTACAGGTCGCCCGTGGCGACCGACCCGTTCGGGGTCCCGCTGGACGAGAAACTGGCATTCCTCGTGGACATCGACGCCAGGCTCGGGGAGGACTGGATCGCCCGCCGCATGGTGTCGGCCGGGTTCACGAAAAGGCACGTGCTGTTCCTCAACAGCGACGGCTCGGAGATCACGAAGCACACCGCCAACGTGTTCGCGAACATGGTCATAATGGCCCTGGACGTGGAAGGGCGCATGCAGAGGCGCTCCATGACGCTGTTCACGACCGGGCGCGGCACGCGGGGCTGGGAGATGCTCAGGGACCCCGGGCTGTTCGGCGGGCATGCCGACAGGATCAAGTCGGAGCTCTCTGCCCTGCTGGGGGCCGACAGCCTCGAGTTCGGGAAGCGCTCCGTGATACTCCTGCCGGGGCAGGGGCACCTGCAGGTGCACGAGACCATCGGCCATCCCCTGGAGCTGGACAGGATCCTGGGGTACGAACTCTCGTTCGCCGGGGGCTCCTTCGTGACGCTCGACTCCATAGGAACGCTCAGGTACGGCAGCGAGAAGCTCTCGGTCAGCTCCTTCGGGGGCATCGAGAACTCGCCGGGCACCTTCGGGTACGACGACGACGGCACGCCCGAGAAGGACTACCTCCTCATAGACAGGGGGCTCCTCGTCAACGTGCTGTCCTCGCGCGCGATGGTCAACGAGGCCAACGACAGGGCCGGGCGGCGGATCCTCGACGGGAGCGGGGGGGCCGCAAGGGCGACGGCCTTCTACAGGGCTCCCATCGACAGGATGACCAACGTGAACATCCTGCCGGGAACCGACGGCACGCTGGAGGACATCATCGCCTCCACGCGCGACGGGATCGTGCTCGACAATCCCACATCCTGGTCCATCGGCTCCAACCGGGAGCACTTCCACTTCGGGTGCGAGATCGCGTGGGAGGTCAAGGACGGCAGGCGGACCCGGATACTCCGCAACCCCACCTACCAGGGCCACACCCTGGAGTTCTACAATTCGCTCTCGGCAGTCGGCGACGAGTCGACCTGGGTGGTCTGCCAGGTCGACAACTGCGGGAAGGGCGAGCCCAACCAGGTGATGCAGCTCGGGCACGGCGTGCCGGTGGTCAGGTTCGACGGTGTCGTCACCGGCGAGAGGAGCTAG
- a CDS encoding ATP-binding cassette domain-containing protein, with translation MTSGAPLMETVRLTGGYDGLKVLDGVSMKVLKGEILVIVGRSGCGKSTLMNHLLGLVKPWAGEVLFEGVDIWSDEAVLARARRRWGVLFQSGALLGSLTLLENVMLPLEEFTDLSSAFRVSVAMDKLGKVGLEKFADAYPLEVSGGMQKRAGLARAMSLDPEVLFFDEPSAGLDPVTSAGLDDLILRINRLSGTTMVIVTHELPSIFAISDRVVMLDSSVLGVVAEGTAEQLRDSRGDDRVEAFFGRLAPGADGGQDVS, from the coding sequence ATGACCAGCGGCGCCCCGCTCATGGAGACGGTCCGGCTCACGGGCGGATACGACGGCCTGAAGGTGCTCGACGGCGTCTCGATGAAGGTCCTGAAGGGGGAGATCCTGGTGATAGTGGGTCGGAGCGGGTGCGGGAAGAGCACGCTCATGAACCACCTCCTCGGCCTGGTGAAGCCGTGGGCGGGAGAAGTCCTCTTCGAGGGGGTCGACATCTGGAGCGACGAAGCGGTGCTCGCCAGGGCCAGGAGGAGATGGGGGGTCCTGTTCCAGTCCGGCGCCCTCCTGGGCAGCCTGACCCTGCTGGAGAACGTCATGCTCCCGCTGGAGGAGTTCACGGATCTGTCATCGGCCTTCAGGGTCTCGGTTGCGATGGACAAGCTCGGCAAGGTAGGCCTCGAGAAGTTCGCCGACGCCTATCCCCTCGAAGTCTCCGGCGGCATGCAGAAGCGTGCCGGTCTGGCCCGCGCCATGTCCCTCGATCCAGAGGTGCTCTTCTTCGACGAGCCCTCCGCCGGGCTCGACCCCGTGACATCCGCCGGGCTGGACGACCTCATCCTCAGGATCAACAGGCTGTCGGGCACCACGATGGTGATAGTGACCCACGAACTGCCCAGCATATTTGCCATATCGGACAGGGTCGTTATGCTAGATTCCTCCGTCCTGGGGGTCGTTGCCGAGGGAACCGCCGAACAGCTCCGGGATTCGAGAGGCGACGACAGGGTGGAGGCTTTTTTCGGGCGGCTCGCCCCGGGCGCCGACGGGGGTCAGGATGTCTCTTGA
- a CDS encoding ABC transporter permease has translation MSDRLELAVEHLASSASSLLANRLRSGLTAVGTIIGVMTVTCVASMIQGLNAQITESLNSMGTQTLYVHRAPPSSSTSESRSIEGRPDIEAGDADILAGLPGVVAAVPVSETFVTIKAADGEEFSAMLTGTTEDWPVASHMEMASGRFFSDFEARSGSEVCVIGADVSERLFGDSDPAGRTVAVRGTDLIVLGGLESFGEMMGQTRDNSIIVPARVFSRWADARSHLSIMVEVDPACDVNTVETSVETAMKCMRGIPPDGEADFSITDSEELLETYAETSRWVYTGMLAISAIALIVGSVGIANIMLVSVTERTREIGLRMALGATRGQVLVQFLSESALLGLAGGLVGVVAGATAAAALSALTPVKAGLQAWSALTAVAASMLASLAAGVIPARRAAGLDPAVALNSDA, from the coding sequence ATGAGTGACCGGCTCGAACTGGCAGTCGAGCACCTCGCGTCATCCGCCTCCTCCCTCCTGGCGAACAGGTTGAGGAGCGGACTCACGGCAGTCGGGACAATAATCGGAGTCATGACGGTCACCTGCGTGGCCAGCATGATCCAGGGGCTGAATGCCCAGATAACGGAATCGCTGAACTCGATGGGCACCCAGACCCTCTACGTCCACCGGGCACCTCCCTCCTCCTCGACATCAGAGAGCAGGAGCATCGAAGGGAGGCCCGACATCGAGGCCGGGGACGCCGACATCCTGGCCGGACTCCCGGGGGTAGTCGCCGCGGTGCCCGTGAGCGAAACCTTCGTCACCATCAAGGCGGCCGACGGGGAGGAGTTCAGCGCCATGCTCACAGGCACGACGGAGGACTGGCCTGTCGCCAGCCACATGGAGATGGCCTCCGGGAGGTTCTTCTCCGACTTCGAAGCCCGTTCCGGCAGCGAGGTGTGCGTCATCGGGGCGGACGTCTCGGAGAGGCTCTTCGGGGATTCCGATCCAGCCGGGAGGACTGTGGCTGTAAGGGGCACGGACCTGATCGTTCTGGGCGGGCTGGAGAGCTTCGGCGAGATGATGGGCCAGACCAGGGACAATTCGATAATCGTGCCCGCCAGGGTGTTCTCGCGCTGGGCCGACGCGCGGAGCCACCTGTCCATAATGGTCGAGGTCGATCCGGCCTGCGACGTGAATACCGTCGAAACCTCGGTCGAAACCGCCATGAAGTGCATGCGGGGGATCCCGCCCGACGGGGAGGCCGATTTCTCGATAACGGATTCGGAGGAGCTGCTCGAAACCTATGCGGAGACATCCCGCTGGGTCTACACGGGCATGCTCGCGATCTCGGCCATCGCCCTGATCGTAGGGTCCGTCGGGATCGCCAACATCATGCTCGTGAGCGTCACGGAGAGGACCCGCGAGATAGGCCTGCGCATGGCTCTCGGGGCCACCCGCGGCCAGGTGCTCGTCCAGTTCCTGTCGGAGTCGGCCCTGCTCGGCCTAGCCGGAGGACTGGTCGGCGTGGTCGCCGGAGCCACGGCTGCGGCGGCGTTGTCCGCGCTGACTCCGGTGAAGGCTGGACTGCAGGCATGGAGCGCGTTGACGGCCGTAGCCGCGAGCATGCTCGCGAGCCTGGCAGCGGGAGTGATCCCGGCGAGGCGGGCGGCTGGTCTGGATCCTGCCGTCGCCCTCAACAGCGACGCATGA
- a CDS encoding MlaD family protein gives MSLEASRFRLGLFFTLGSVMFVAAMIWLAGWFSGEKSLTYACYFSESVQGLEDGSTVRYNGVPVGEVKSINVAPDGRLVEVVMEIEQSFEVRDDLAARLDMTGITGLRVVNLRRPSPNEEVLRDLPFESRYRTIPVVKSSMETLELALSRVMEIMSEVDAKQISDLTIELWSNANALLENDSLDLLMARLSIAVARIDTLAMVYTDLGRDLDRIVEASGDDVATLTGDVHSMAVELTALMAAITPMLDGLDEVLSESNQLTGQLRQLVERMRDDPGDLLLSEPGGDTWP, from the coding sequence ATGTCTCTTGAGGCCAGCAGATTCAGGCTGGGGCTGTTCTTCACCCTGGGCAGCGTGATGTTCGTCGCCGCCATGATCTGGCTGGCGGGCTGGTTCAGCGGTGAGAAGTCCCTGACCTATGCGTGCTACTTCTCGGAATCCGTACAGGGTCTCGAGGACGGCAGCACCGTGAGGTACAACGGCGTTCCCGTGGGAGAGGTGAAGAGCATCAACGTTGCCCCGGACGGCCGCCTCGTCGAGGTCGTGATGGAGATCGAGCAGAGCTTCGAGGTCCGCGACGACCTCGCGGCCCGGCTGGACATGACGGGCATCACCGGCCTCAGGGTCGTGAACCTGCGAAGGCCCTCCCCGAACGAGGAGGTCCTGAGGGATCTCCCGTTCGAGTCGAGATACAGGACCATCCCCGTGGTGAAGTCCTCGATGGAGACGCTCGAGCTCGCCCTTTCCAGGGTCATGGAGATCATGTCCGAGGTCGACGCCAAGCAGATCTCCGACCTCACCATCGAGCTGTGGTCCAACGCCAATGCCCTTCTCGAGAACGACAGCCTCGACCTTCTGATGGCCCGGCTGAGCATCGCGGTCGCCAGGATCGACACGCTGGCGATGGTTTACACCGATCTCGGGAGGGATCTGGACAGGATCGTGGAGGCCTCCGGGGACGACGTCGCCACTCTGACTGGTGACGTGCACTCCATGGCCGTGGAGCTGACCGCCCTCATGGCCGCGATCACCCCGATGCTCGACGGGCTGGACGAGGTCCTCTCCGAGAGCAACCAGCTCACCGGGCAGTTGAGGCAGCTCGTGGAGAGGATGCGGGACGACCCCGGAGACCTGCTCCTGTCCGAACCGGGAGGTGACACGTGGCCCTGA
- a CDS encoding ABC transporter permease: MPPACRVDAAMNSIEMAGTAFSAVRSNRSRSMLTSLGVTIGVAAVVSLVGLATGMGDYVEERFESALDASVFRIGRTGGGLRDAGAMAESARRPDVTEAQAMALAGMMVTDSVVSWSAGTTATVSSRGMSVEEVTLNGVSPSWLGLSSLDIENGRVFTEAEDSVRARVCVIGADIVAEIFPEGLVEGSAISVSGNRFMVVGSTAARGSVFGRSRDSFVIVPFSTYEGLFTNLGPDVEIAILPASGTSVEAASAEAAGVFRVIRGLSDGDDDDFSITSQTGVRESMDETLTVIACITVGIAAISLLVGGIGIMNIMFVTVVERTREIGTRRALGATRTDIVRQFLVEAVIISLFGGMAGLAAGSMLILAARAATPVPASLTGFTALAAVGFSTAVGVVSGLVPALRAARIDPVEALRHE, translated from the coding sequence ATGCCGCCCGCCTGCCGGGTGGATGCGGCCATGAACTCGATCGAGATGGCCGGGACCGCATTCTCGGCCGTGAGGTCCAACCGGTCGAGGAGCATGCTGACATCCCTGGGAGTGACCATCGGGGTAGCTGCGGTGGTCTCCCTGGTCGGGCTCGCCACCGGCATGGGAGATTACGTCGAGGAGAGATTCGAGAGCGCCCTGGACGCGAGCGTCTTCAGGATCGGCAGAACAGGCGGGGGTCTCCGGGATGCCGGGGCCATGGCCGAGTCGGCGCGCCGCCCGGACGTGACCGAAGCCCAGGCGATGGCTCTTGCCGGCATGATGGTGACCGACTCGGTCGTCTCATGGAGTGCAGGTACGACTGCGACTGTGTCCAGCAGGGGGATGTCCGTCGAGGAAGTCACCCTGAACGGAGTCTCTCCCTCCTGGCTCGGTCTGTCGAGCCTCGATATCGAGAACGGCAGGGTCTTTACGGAGGCCGAGGATTCCGTCAGGGCAAGGGTCTGCGTCATAGGAGCGGACATAGTGGCCGAGATCTTCCCGGAAGGCTTGGTCGAGGGGTCCGCGATATCGGTGTCGGGAAACCGCTTCATGGTCGTGGGCTCTACGGCCGCGAGGGGGAGCGTCTTCGGGAGGTCCAGGGACTCGTTCGTAATAGTTCCCTTCTCGACATATGAAGGGCTCTTCACCAACCTCGGGCCCGATGTCGAGATAGCCATCCTCCCCGCTTCCGGGACCTCCGTCGAGGCGGCTTCCGCCGAGGCGGCCGGGGTCTTCAGGGTGATCAGGGGGCTTTCCGACGGCGATGACGACGATTTCTCGATCACGAGCCAGACCGGGGTCCGGGAGAGCATGGACGAAACCCTGACCGTCATCGCCTGCATCACGGTCGGCATCGCGGCCATCTCCCTCCTGGTGGGAGGCATCGGGATCATGAACATCATGTTCGTCACGGTCGTCGAACGGACCAGGGAGATCGGCACCAGGAGGGCGCTGGGTGCGACCCGCACCGACATCGTCCGCCAGTTCCTCGTCGAAGCGGTCATCATCTCTCTCTTCGGAGGCATGGCCGGCCTGGCCGCGGGATCGATGCTCATCCTCGCCGCACGGGCCGCGACTCCAGTCCCGGCATCCCTCACGGGCTTCACTGCGCTTGCCGCCGTGGGATTCTCGACCGCGGTGGGAGTAGTATCGGGCCTGGTGCCAGCCCTGCGGGCCGCGAGGATCGATCCCGTGGAGGCGCTCAGACATGAGTGA
- a CDS encoding ABC transporter permease, which produces MTVHRIEGLLDEEAAAAAAAALGSLQPDSGPFLVDLSPCTGYESVALALLVQGIAGAEGRGVPVEIAGASADLADRIAAMRSFTSSYTGRRPRRGLRQGIVDIGGKVETMLGTMRGLASFAAATFRATLKIRTNPRMLRWKQTLYYMEQSGVEAVPIIATLCWLLGVVLGFQAGYQLKSFAAETFMPDLVAYSMIWEIGPLLAAVMVAGRSGSAFAAELGTMKVRQETDALTVMGMDVWSYLVTPKMLALMVVMPFLVLLADFFGLLGGLLIGGWYLDMPAHVYISRLNLVVIPMDVWWGMLKSLVYAVIISNVGCYMGMRVRGGAAEVGRATTSAVVTSIFLVIVADAIISLIFVFIRPTVTV; this is translated from the coding sequence ATGACCGTTCACCGGATCGAAGGTCTCCTGGACGAGGAAGCCGCCGCGGCCGCCGCGGCCGCCCTGGGATCGCTCCAGCCGGACTCCGGGCCGTTCCTCGTCGATCTCTCCCCATGTACCGGATACGAGTCGGTTGCACTCGCCCTCCTGGTCCAGGGCATCGCAGGAGCCGAGGGGCGCGGCGTGCCGGTCGAGATCGCAGGTGCGTCCGCCGATCTGGCTGACAGGATCGCAGCCATGCGATCCTTCACCTCCTCGTATACCGGACGCCGTCCCCGCAGGGGCCTCAGGCAGGGGATCGTCGACATCGGCGGCAAGGTCGAGACCATGCTGGGGACCATGAGGGGGCTCGCCTCGTTCGCCGCGGCCACGTTCAGGGCCACCCTGAAGATCCGCACCAACCCGCGCATGCTGAGATGGAAGCAGACCCTGTACTACATGGAGCAGTCCGGCGTGGAGGCTGTTCCGATCATCGCCACGCTGTGCTGGCTGCTGGGCGTCGTGCTAGGGTTCCAGGCCGGATACCAGCTCAAGAGCTTCGCAGCCGAGACCTTCATGCCCGACCTCGTCGCATACAGCATGATCTGGGAGATCGGCCCGCTTCTGGCGGCCGTGATGGTGGCGGGGCGCTCCGGTTCCGCCTTCGCCGCCGAGCTGGGCACCATGAAGGTCCGCCAGGAGACCGACGCCCTCACCGTCATGGGGATGGACGTCTGGAGCTATCTCGTCACGCCGAAGATGCTGGCGCTGATGGTCGTGATGCCGTTCCTCGTCCTGCTCGCCGACTTCTTCGGGCTGCTCGGGGGGCTCCTGATAGGCGGATGGTATCTCGACATGCCGGCCCATGTCTACATCTCCAGGCTGAACCTGGTGGTCATACCGATGGACGTCTGGTGGGGCATGCTGAAGAGCCTGGTCTACGCGGTGATCATCTCCAACGTGGGCTGCTACATGGGCATGAGGGTCAGGGGAGGCGCCGCCGAGGTCGGCAGGGCGACGACCTCCGCCGTCGTGACGAGCATCTTCCTGGTCATAGTGGCCGATGCCATTATCTCGCTGATCTTCGTCTTCATCAGGCCCACGGTGACGGTATGA
- a CDS encoding metallopeptidase TldD-related protein translates to MISQNTRELLLEVRDRAAAAGIRASLVLHREKSHLMRIGNNSVSLNTSETLTRLDVRVLDGRREGTHTSLGHIAGRAFVDEALSIAVEKARVAVPKDYEPILECVEESVDEAPQDDAGLADIDPAVKAGVYAEIIETLGKGYNFSGSWSSGRTEIYLVSTAGPNEACHSGTDQAFTVVLKHPGAKWELQNEQSGWMAGSVTAATATAALGSLLPLYERQPGARNEPGDYTLLLGPAAIAELMLYALYTGAQGRMYEEEMGWTTGMKIGDQVFSERISVVDDPGSDLTFRFGFDMSGMRRRPFPVIDRGRLAGLMYDLGTAAKYGRAQTGHSLESTSISIATGDGPADPMRAVAGMGRVLVIPALHYMNLPNMSKGIVTGSSRFCATTAVDGVVTAPIFSTRLTDSFRNIFGNVAAISPYAVSVNLSSTYGRRAPVAMSVPSYMVVEKVRMTDCADSF, encoded by the coding sequence ATGATTTCGCAGAACACAAGGGAACTCCTCCTCGAGGTGCGCGACCGCGCGGCGGCGGCCGGCATCAGGGCCTCGCTGGTCCTCCACCGTGAGAAGAGCCATCTCATGAGGATCGGGAACAACAGCGTATCTCTCAACACGAGCGAGACGCTGACCCGGCTCGACGTCAGGGTGCTCGACGGCAGGCGCGAGGGGACACACACCAGCCTGGGACACATCGCCGGCAGGGCATTCGTGGACGAGGCCCTTTCCATCGCCGTCGAGAAGGCCAGGGTGGCCGTCCCCAAGGACTACGAGCCCATCCTCGAATGCGTCGAGGAATCCGTGGACGAGGCTCCCCAGGACGACGCCGGCCTCGCGGACATCGATCCGGCCGTGAAGGCCGGGGTCTACGCCGAGATAATCGAAACGCTGGGGAAGGGCTACAACTTCTCCGGTTCGTGGTCCAGCGGGCGCACCGAGATCTATCTCGTGTCCACCGCAGGTCCGAACGAGGCCTGCCACAGCGGCACCGACCAGGCCTTCACCGTGGTCCTCAAGCATCCCGGGGCGAAGTGGGAGCTGCAGAACGAGCAGTCGGGATGGATGGCCGGGTCGGTGACGGCCGCGACCGCCACGGCGGCGCTCGGTTCGCTGCTCCCGCTCTACGAGAGGCAGCCCGGAGCAAGGAACGAGCCGGGCGACTACACCCTGCTGCTGGGACCGGCCGCGATCGCCGAGCTGATGCTTTACGCGCTCTACACCGGCGCCCAGGGCCGCATGTACGAGGAGGAGATGGGCTGGACCACCGGGATGAAGATCGGTGACCAGGTCTTCTCCGAAAGGATATCGGTCGTCGACGACCCGGGCAGCGATCTCACGTTCCGGTTCGGGTTCGACATGTCGGGCATGAGGCGCAGGCCCTTCCCCGTGATAGACCGCGGACGCCTGGCGGGGCTGATGTACGACCTCGGGACGGCTGCGAAGTACGGCCGGGCCCAGACCGGGCATTCGCTGGAATCGACGAGCATATCGATCGCCACCGGCGACGGGCCGGCGGATCCCATGAGGGCCGTTGCCGGAATGGGCAGGGTGCTCGTGATCCCCGCGCTCCACTACATGAACCTGCCCAACATGAGCAAGGGCATAGTCACGGGGAGTTCGAGGTTCTGCGCCACGACCGCCGTGGACGGCGTCGTGACCGCTCCGATCTTCTCCACGAGGCTCACGGACTCGTTCCGGAACATCTTCGGGAACGTGGCCGCGATCTCGCCCTACGCTGTGTCGGTGAACCTCTCGAGCACCTACGGCAGGCGGGCGCCCGTCGCCATGTCTGTGCCCTCCTACATGGTGGTCGAGAAGGTGCGGATGACGGACTGCGCCGACAGCTTCTGA